One genomic segment of Nocardia spumae includes these proteins:
- a CDS encoding TetR family transcriptional regulator, with protein MPRSGEHARRRLQQAALELFRDQGFDRTTAAEIAARAGVTERTFFRHFPDKREVLFGAEAEVRAALVDAVAEAPERLGPLEVLLFAFRRAGHIIESNRAFAEPRFRVIAATPALRERDLAKHAALVDAVTEALRRRGVAVRWAGLATRVGWAAFDEAAGAWVDDPEPGMDAHLDRAFEELRRLAAASPSPAALDGRR; from the coding sequence GTGCCACGCAGCGGAGAACACGCGCGCCGCCGCCTGCAGCAGGCGGCTCTGGAACTGTTCCGGGACCAGGGATTCGACCGCACCACCGCGGCCGAGATCGCCGCCCGGGCCGGCGTCACCGAGCGCACTTTCTTCCGTCATTTTCCGGACAAACGTGAGGTGCTCTTCGGTGCCGAGGCCGAGGTGCGCGCCGCCCTCGTCGACGCGGTGGCCGAGGCGCCCGAGCGGCTGGGGCCGCTGGAGGTCCTGCTGTTCGCCTTCCGGCGGGCCGGGCACATCATCGAATCCAATCGCGCCTTCGCCGAACCGCGGTTTCGTGTCATTGCCGCGACCCCGGCGCTACGGGAACGCGATCTGGCCAAACATGCGGCACTGGTCGACGCGGTGACCGAGGCGTTGCGGCGGCGGGGTGTCGCCGTCCGGTGGGCCGGTCTGGCCACCCGGGTCGGCTGGGCGGCCTTCGACGAGGCGGCCGGGGCCTGGGTCGACGATCCCGAACCGGGCATGGACGCGCACCTGGACCGGGCCTTCGAGGAGCTGCGGCGGCTCGCCGCCGCGTCGCCGTCGCCCGCGGCTCTCGACGGACGCCGGTAA